Proteins co-encoded in one Astyanax mexicanus isolate ESR-SI-001 chromosome 1, AstMex3_surface, whole genome shotgun sequence genomic window:
- the LOC125784814 gene encoding neoverrucotoxin subunit beta-like, with product MITEKGCSSLASALNSNPSHLKELYLTYNHPGESGEKLLSARLEDPHYSLETLRMEHGGEIRIKPGLKKYGCDFTLDPNTVHPHLSLSEENRRVECRGERQYPDHPERFDECPQVLSRERVTGVTGRCYWEAEWSGERGVVAVALSYKTISRKGGGPDCWFGENINSWRLKCSDNRYYVQHSKNYTDLPPPSGCRRVGVYVDCPAGTLSFYSVSTDTPSHTLTHLHTPSHTPSHTLTHLHTFYTTFTQPLYAGIGVYNYGSSVTLCKIE from the exons atgatcacagaaaaaggctgttcttctctggcttcagctcttaattcaaacccctcccacctgaaagagctgtatctgacctacaaccacccaggagagtcaggagagaagctgctttctgccagactggaggatccacactactcactggagacactcag aatggaacatggaggcgaaataagaatcaaacctggattaaagaaat acggctgtgatttcacactggatccaaacacagtgcACCCtcatctctctctgagtgaggagaacaggagggtggagtgtaGAGGGGAGCGGcagtatcctgatcatccagagaggtttGATGAGTGTCcacaggttctgagtagagagagagtaactggtgttactggacgctgttactgggaggctgagtggagcggggaGAGAGGAGTAgttgctgtagctctgagttataaaaccatcagcaggaaaggaggaggaccagactgttggtttggagagaatataaactcctggagactGAAATGCTCTGATAACAGATACTATGTTCAACACAGTAAAAACTACACTGATctccctcctccctccggctgtaggagagtaggagtgtatgtggactgtcccgccggcactctgtccttctacagcgtctccactgatacaccctcacacactctcacacacttacacacaccctcacacacaccctcacacacactcacacacttacacacattctacaccaccttcactcagcccctctatgcagggattggggTTTATAATTAtggctcctcagtgactctgtgtaaaatagaataa